In a genomic window of Bordetella petrii:
- a CDS encoding NAD(P)-dependent oxidoreductase, whose translation MTTGKDTIGMIGVGLMGHGIASNIVKHGYPLVLLDHPGNQPVDGLLTAGAAKVASPAQVARQANVVILCVTGTPQVEDVLFSPDGLLQGLRPGTVVIDCSTAIPSSTVRIAQAVAEAGGQFLDAPMTRTPKEAAEGRLNLLVGGDRALYERCQPLLRCYAENITYAGPVGSGHRMKLIHNYVSLGCAAIIAEAAACAKRAGIEAQVLVDILAKGGGGGAALERMRPFLESGDDSGLRFSLSNARKDLDYYTTMAHEAGAAHGAADAIEQLFERGAQATPPQTTVPHLVTLLATDGAL comes from the coding sequence ATGACTACCGGGAAAGACACAATCGGCATGATTGGCGTAGGCCTGATGGGCCACGGCATTGCCAGCAACATCGTCAAACACGGATATCCCCTGGTGCTGCTCGACCACCCCGGCAACCAGCCGGTCGATGGCCTGCTGACGGCCGGCGCGGCCAAAGTGGCCAGCCCCGCGCAGGTGGCGCGCCAGGCCAACGTGGTGATCTTGTGCGTGACCGGCACGCCCCAGGTCGAAGACGTGCTGTTCAGTCCCGACGGCCTGCTGCAAGGGCTGCGGCCGGGCACAGTGGTCATCGATTGCTCCACCGCCATCCCGTCCTCCACCGTGCGCATCGCGCAAGCCGTGGCCGAGGCCGGCGGCCAATTCCTCGATGCCCCCATGACCCGCACGCCCAAAGAAGCCGCCGAGGGCCGCCTGAACCTGTTGGTGGGCGGCGACCGCGCCCTGTACGAGCGCTGCCAGCCGCTGCTGCGCTGCTACGCCGAGAACATCACCTACGCCGGGCCGGTGGGATCGGGCCATCGCATGAAGCTTATCCACAACTATGTCTCGCTGGGTTGCGCCGCCATCATTGCCGAGGCGGCCGCCTGCGCAAAACGCGCCGGCATCGAGGCGCAAGTGCTGGTGGACATTCTGGCCAAGGGTGGCGGCGGCGGCGCAGCCCTGGAACGCATGCGTCCCTTCCTGGAATCGGGCGACGACTCGGGCCTGCGGTTCTCGCTGTCCAACGCCCGCAAAGACCTCGACTACTACACCACCATGGCGCACGAAGCCGGGGCGGCGCACGGTGCGGCCGACGCCATCGAGCAGTTGTTCGAGCGCGGCGCGCAGGCCACCCCGCCCCAGACCACGGTGCCGCACCTGGTCACGCTGCTGGCGACCGACGGCGCCTTGTGA
- a CDS encoding SDR family oxidoreductase yields MHVRLKKLHDQVIVITGAGSGIGLATARLASRQGAKVVLACRSQQSLDDAVAAIRAEGGEALAVRADVGVAADHDRILGAAIDQYGRIDTWVNNAGVSIFGRLEDVPIEDQRKLFDTNYWGVVYGSTTAVAYLKQHGGALINVGSEVSDRAIPLQGAYSASKHAVKGYTDALRMELEAEAAPVSVTLIKPASIATGYSEHARNYMDVEPRLPPPVYTADTVARAILYAAQHPRRDIFVGGAAKAISSVGLRMPALADRMAGWLIRHQRSDTAARERADALYDAGAPARGDTARDGAGPPHVRKTSMYTQLATGGRGLLWAGAAVLVCGTVIGAARGRRWH; encoded by the coding sequence ATGCATGTCCGACTGAAAAAATTGCACGACCAGGTCATAGTCATTACCGGCGCGGGCAGCGGCATCGGCCTGGCCACGGCGCGGCTGGCGTCGCGCCAGGGCGCCAAGGTGGTACTGGCCTGCCGCAGCCAGCAGTCGCTGGACGACGCCGTGGCGGCCATCCGGGCCGAAGGCGGCGAGGCCCTGGCCGTGCGCGCCGATGTCGGCGTGGCGGCCGACCACGACCGCATCCTGGGCGCGGCAATCGACCAGTACGGCCGCATCGATACGTGGGTCAACAACGCCGGGGTATCGATTTTCGGCCGGCTGGAAGACGTGCCCATCGAAGACCAGCGGAAACTATTCGACACCAACTATTGGGGCGTGGTGTACGGATCGACCACCGCCGTCGCCTATCTGAAACAACATGGCGGCGCCCTGATCAACGTGGGCAGCGAGGTATCCGACCGGGCGATTCCCCTGCAAGGCGCCTATTCCGCCTCGAAGCACGCCGTCAAGGGTTATACCGACGCGTTGCGCATGGAACTCGAGGCCGAAGCCGCGCCGGTGTCGGTCACGTTGATCAAGCCGGCCTCGATTGCCACCGGTTACTCCGAGCACGCCCGCAACTACATGGACGTAGAGCCGCGCCTGCCGCCGCCCGTATACACAGCCGACACCGTCGCGCGGGCCATTCTGTACGCCGCCCAGCATCCGCGCCGCGATATTTTCGTGGGCGGCGCCGCCAAAGCCATTTCGTCCGTGGGCCTGCGCATGCCCGCCCTGGCCGATCGCATGGCAGGTTGGCTGATCCGCCACCAGCGCAGCGACACCGCCGCCCGCGAGCGGGCCGACGCGTTGTACGACGCCGGCGCCCCGGCACGCGGAGATACTGCCCGCGATGGCGCCGGGCCGCCGCACGTGCGCAAGACCAGCATGTACACCCAACTGGCCACAGGCGGACGCGGCCTGCTGTGGGCCGGCGCGGCCGTGCTGGTCTGCGGCACGGTCATCGGCGCCGCGCGCGGCCGGCGCTGGCACTGA
- a CDS encoding DUF2244 domain-containing protein, translated as MHMRRAHAFPGAQPPLPPALIPPCDAAPASTADARVERRWVLKRNCCVTPRQFLLGMGGAAAIALVVSLVFAMRGLWPVAVYGAIEIALLAGASLSFARHVRDGETVTLLDDGRMIVEVHMGRSTTRHIFNRNWARLVRQADSAETLWLHYGAVHLRLARYVPAQRRRRIEAELRHSLPWRGPV; from the coding sequence ATGCATATGCGCCGCGCCCATGCGTTTCCGGGTGCGCAGCCGCCGCTGCCGCCGGCGCTGATTCCGCCCTGTGACGCAGCCCCTGCTTCCACGGCCGACGCCCGGGTCGAACGACGCTGGGTGCTCAAGCGCAACTGCTGCGTCACGCCGCGCCAGTTCCTGCTGGGCATGGGCGGCGCCGCGGCCATCGCCCTCGTCGTCAGCCTGGTGTTCGCCATGCGCGGGCTGTGGCCGGTGGCCGTCTATGGCGCCATCGAAATCGCGCTGCTCGCGGGGGCCAGCCTGTCGTTCGCCCGCCATGTGCGCGACGGCGAAACGGTAACGCTGCTCGACGACGGCCGCATGATCGTGGAGGTGCACATGGGGCGGTCCACCACGCGTCACATATTCAACCGCAACTGGGCACGGCTCGTGCGACAGGCCGATTCGGCCGAAACACTCTGGCTGCATTACGGCGCCGTCCACCTGCGCCTGGCTCGCTATGTGCCAGCGCAGCGGCGCCGCCGCATCGAAGCCGAACTACGCCATTCGCTGCCCTGGCGGGGCCCCGTATAG